The proteins below come from a single Sorghum bicolor cultivar BTx623 chromosome 4, Sorghum_bicolor_NCBIv3, whole genome shotgun sequence genomic window:
- the LOC8076130 gene encoding uncharacterized protein LOC8076130, with the protein MALRALYNEIRGMKVREVPAYLKPRLTWDNVKKSADQAVDRYIEKYIDTSSPDPLFHVCFGGMVFSYLVNLPWERAHLAHLEEMERTGGKH; encoded by the coding sequence ATGGCGCTGCGTGCCCTGTACAACGAGATCCGGGGCATGAAGGTCCGCGAGGTGCCGGCTTACCTGAAGCCGCGCTTGACCTGGGACAACGTCAAGAAGAGCGCCGACCAGGCCGTCGACCGCTACATCGAGAAGTACAtcgacacgagctcgccggaccCGCTCTTCCACGTCTGCTTCGGAGGGATGGTCTTCTCCTACCTAGTCAATCTGCCCTGGGAGCGCGCCCACCTCGCCCACCTCGAGGAGATGGAGAGGACCGGTGGGAAGCACTAG
- the LOC8077198 gene encoding uncharacterized protein LOC8077198, with the protein MKQVWGRSSKDMTAMPPLRHRGAAKKPMWIIVLLSLVCVALMGAYVYPPRRYSACYFFASSVCTPFKDWLPAVARERTDEEIVSSVVIRDLLSMPMAVSKNPKIAFMFLTPGTLPFEKLWEKFLQGHDGRYSIYIHASREKPVHSSSLFVGREIHSEKVVWGRISMVDAEKRLLANALEDVDNQIFVLLSDSCVPLHTFDYIYNYLMGTNVSFIDCFLDPGPHGTGRYSMEMLPEIEQRDFRKGAQWFAITRRHALLILADNLYYNKFKLYCKPAEGHNCIADEHYLPTLFNMVDPGGIANWSVTHVDWSEGKWHPRSYRAADVNYQLLKNITSVNENFHITSDDKKVMTRTPCMWNGTKRPCYLFARKFYPESLNNLLKLFSSYT; encoded by the exons ATGAAACAAGTGTGGGGGCGGAGCAGCAAGGACATGACAGCCATGCCCCCTCTGCGCCACCGAGGCGCTGCTAAGAAGCCCATGTGGATCATAGTTCTATTGTCATTGGTTTGTGTTGCCCTTATGGGGGCCTATGTATACCCACCACGGCGCTACTCCGCATGCTACTTCTTTGCTTCGAGTGTCTGTACTCCGTTCAAGGATTGGCTACCTGCTGTTGCTCGGGAGCGAACCGATGAAGAGATAGTTTCATCCGTGGTTATTAGGGATCTTCTTTCGATGCCTATGGCTGTGTCAAAGAACCCAAAGATTGCCTTTATGTTCCTGACACCAGGTACATTGCCTTTTGAGAAGTTGTGGGAGAAATTTTTACAG GGTCATGATGGGCGATATTCCATCTATATCCATGCATCTCGTGAAAAACCTGTACATTCTAGCTCTCTGTTTGTTGGGCGTGAAATTCACAGTGAAAAG GTAGTATGGGGGAGGATTTCGATGGTTGATGCAGAGAAGAGGCTGTTAGCAAATGCATTGGAAGATGTTGATAATCAAATTTTCGTCTTGCTTTCTGACAG CTGTGTTCCACTACATACATTTGATTACATATATAATTATCTGATGGGAACCAATGTCAGCTTCATTGATTG CTTCCTCGATCCTGGCCCACATGGAACTGGAAGGTATTCGATGGAAATGCTTCCTGAAATAGAACAGAGGGACTTCAGGAAGGGTGCCCAG TGGTTTGCTATAACACGAAGGCATGCTTTATTGATTCTGGCAGACAACCTTTACTACAATAAGTTCAAGCTGTACTGCAAG CCAGCAGAGGGACACAACTGTATTGCTGATGAGCATTATTTGCCAACCCTCTTCAAT ATGGTCGATCCTGGTGGAATAGCTAACTGGTCGGTGACTCATGTTGATTGGTCTGAGGGAAAATGGCATCCAAGGTCATATAGAGCTGCAGATGTTAACTATCAACTCTTAAAGAACATAACG TCTGTCAATGAGAATTTCCACATTACAAGTGATGATAAG AAAGTTATGACACGGACTCCATGTATGTGGAATGGAACAAAAAGACCATGCTACCTTTTTGCTAGAAAGTTTTACCCAGAATCTCTGAACAACCTGCTGAAGCTATTCTCCAGTTACACATAG
- the LOC8077200 gene encoding proline-rich protein PRCC — MDSLLASYASSDDDADEAPPAPPPARTPAPAVSSGGGAGGLFSSLPQPKSAPAPLFSSLPAPKSTPAPLFSSLSAPKSAPAPAPAPTFSSIPAPKSSGGNPKRVVQYRPQPIRQPTGDSSDDDEDEAKKRRASNNEARLPPVSAGSGPVSSFLPPPKHSLGLGAGSGAGARRSAIDTAAPEKPNLGAAVPSSSVANTGAQERPDSGVSDDDDSDNSGSEDDMPAPELEEEHQEQQSFNAAAGEHQQGHDAGAGSTSGYEAYAWDPNYYAQYGANYGWDPSASANYADGTQYAAYAGGQSGGYAHSHGGEHGSGYEHVAAVPYGVDYTGGYGHEAAATTLPPVQEPVLPPEMGRIGGKRGRNDMPAQILEVNQAELMKNRPKQDKSKLTGLAFGPSYQPAPSAKGKPSKLHKRKHQIGSLYFDMQSKEMELAERRSKGILTKAETQAKYGW, encoded by the exons ATGGACTCTCTCCTTGCCAGCTACGCCTCTTCCGACGACGACGCCGACGAGGCAccgcctgctcctcctcctgccCGTACCCCCGCCCCCGCCGTCTCCTCCGGTGGCGGCGCAGGCGGACTATTCTCCTCGCTCCCGCAGCCCAAGTCCGCGCCGGCCCCGCTCTTCTCCTCCCTCCCGGCGCCCAAATCCACCCCCGCGCCGCTCTTCTCCTCTCTGTCGGCGCCCAAATCCGCCCCTGCACCCGCCCCCGCCCCTACCTTCTCTTCCATCCCGGCGCCCAAGTCTTCCGGAGGAAACCCTAAGCGCGTCGTCCAGTACCGCCCGCAGCCGATCCGGCAGCCCACAGGCGACAgctccgacgacgacgaggacgaagCCAAGAAGCGCCGCGCCAGCAACAACGAGGCGCGCCTGCCGCCTGTGTCTGCTGGCTCGGGGCCCGTGTCCTCGTTCCTCCCGCCGCCGAAGCACTCGCTCGGGCTCGGCGCCGGTTCTGGTGCCGGAGCCAGGAGGTCGGCAATCGATACGGCTGCGCCGGAGAAGCCAAATCTCGGCGCCGCCGTACCTTCAAGCTCGGTTGCCAACACAGGAGCCCAGGAGAGGCCCGACAGTGGCGTGTCCGATGACGATGATTCGGACAATAGCGGCAGTGAGGACGACATGCCTGCGCCAGAGCTGGAGGAGGAACACCAAGAGCAGCAGAGTTTTAATGCTGCAGCTGGGGAGCACCAGCAAGGCCATGATGCTGGAGCTGGGAGCACTAGTGGATATGAAGCCTATGCGTGGGATCCAAACTACTATGCCCAATACGGTGCGAATTATGGTTGGGATCCTAGTGCCAGTGCAAATTATGCGGATGGAACACAGTATGCCGCATATGCAGGAGGCCAAAGTGGAGGGTATGCTCATTCGCACGGAGGGGAGCATGGCAGCGGATATGAGCATGTTGCGGCAGTGCCATACGGAGTAGATTATACTGGAGGGTATGGTCATGAGGCAGCGGCAACCACGTTACCACCGGTGCAAGAACCAGTACTGCCACCAGAGATGGGTAGGATTGGAGGGAAAAGAGGTAGGAATGATATGCCGGCCCAGATTTTAGAGGTAAATCAAGCAGAGCTGATgaaaaacagaccaaagcaggATAAATCCAAGCTCACAGGGTTGGCCTTCGGTCCTAGTTATCAG CCTGCCCCTTCAGCAAAAGGAAAGCCATCCAAGTTGCATAAAAGGAAACACCAGATTGGTTCTCTGTACTTCGACATGCAGTCGAAGGAGATGGAGCTTGCGGAGAGGCGTTCTAAAGGCATTCTTACGAAAGCAGAAACTCAAGCAAAATATGGCTGGTGA
- the LOC8077199 gene encoding putative clathrin assembly protein At5g57200 isoform X1 — MGSWRKAYGALKDSTTVGLAKVNSEFKELDIAIVKATNHVECPPKERHVRKILLATSANRPRADVSYCMYALSRRLSKTKNWIVALKTLIVVHRLLREGDPTFKEEFLAYSSRGNILYIANFKDDSSQSAWDCSAWVRTYAFFLEERLECFRVLKYDIETERLVRYPQTSSKAHSKTRNLPSPELLEQLPALQQLLFRVVGVQPEGAACSNYLIQYALALVLKESFKIYCSINDGIINLVDMFFDMPKYEAINALAIYKRAGLQAENLAEFYDFCKQLELARTFQFPTLRQPPASFLATMEEYIREAPRPSIKSEQESEEPKLLTYDQEAPEEPENPVEEEKEEPEQEPEPQPVPDPEPHPQQTTGDLLNLDAEVNPSVAELEESNALALAIIAPGDCKASVSQSMFDVNSSGWELALVTAPSTHTSQAVQTNLAGGFDKLLLDSLYEDGARRQQIASVTYTGSLGAANPFSVNGNDPFAMSSSFAPPANVQLALMTQNQQQYYQAQQYFQPQQQYFQQHQQTSAMPTQNMYHHQYQYSVPPSGAPNPFGDPFSDLAPMGAPGKQSNSVFL, encoded by the exons ATGGGGTCGTGGCGCAAGGCCTACGGCGCCCTCAAGGACTCCACCACGGTTGGCCTCGCCAAGGTCAACAGCGAATTCAAG GAATTGGATATTGCAATTGTGAAGGCAACCAACCATGTCGAATGCCCTCCCAAGGAACGGCACGTTAGAA AAATATTGCTGGCAACCTCAGCAAATCGCCCTCGCGCAGACGTCTCGTACTGCATGTATGCATTGTCAAGGAGATTGTCCAAGACAAAGAACTGGATA GTTGCCCTCAAGACATTGATAGTGGTACATAGGCTTCTGAGAGAGGGTGATCCCACATTCAAGGAAGAATTCCTGGCCTACTCAAGCAGGGGGAACATTTTGTATATAGCCAATTTCAAGGATGACTCGAGCCAATCAG CTTGGGATTGTTCCGCATGGGTTCGCACCTATGCATTCTTCCTGGAGGAACGGCTCGAGTGCTTTAGGGTTCTCAAATACGACATCGAAACTGAGCGTCTCGTGAGATATCCCCAGACTTCTAGCAAG GCACATAGTAAAACCAGGAACCTACCTAGCCCAGAACTTTTGGAGCAGTTGCCTGCACTGCAGCAGCTGCTTTTCAGGGTTGTAGGCGTCCAG CCTGAAGGTGCTGCCTGCTCAAATTACCTTATTCAGTATGCACTAGCCCTG GTTCTGAAGGAGAGCTTTAAGATCTACTGTTCGATTAATGATGGCATCATCAATCTCGTTGATATG TTCTTCGATATGCCAAAGTATGAAGCAATCAACGCTCTGGCAATTTACAAACGAGCTGGCCTGCAG GCAGAAAACCTTGCCGAGTTCTATGACTTCTGCAAACAACTTGAGCTTGCCAGGACATTCCAGTTTCCTACTCTCAGGCAG CCACCTGCATCGTTTCTTGCAACAATGGAAGAGTACATCAGAGAAGCACCCCGACCCTCAATCAAGAGTGAG CAGGAGAGCGAGGAGCCGAAGCTACTGACCTATGACCAAGAAGCTCCAGAGGAACCCGAAAATCCAGTGGAAGAGGAGAAAGAAGAACCTGAGCAAGAACCAGAACCTCAGCCTGTGCCTGATCCAGAACCCCACCCACAGCAAACAACTGGAGATCTACTA AACCTGGATGCAGAGGTGAATCCTTCAGTTGCAGAACTCGAAGAAAGCAATGCATTGGCGCTTGCTATTATAGCACCAG GTGACTGCAAGGCGTCAGTATCTCAAAGTATGTTTGATGTCAACTCGTCTGGGTGGGAGCTGGCACTGGTCACTGCTCCAAGCACCCATACAAGTCAAGCAGTTCAGACCAACTTG GCTGGAGGCTTTGACAAGCTGTTACTTGACAGCCTCTACGAAGACGGGGCAAGGAGGCAGCAGATCGCCAGTGTGACCTACACAGGTAGCCTAGGAGCAGCCAACCCTTTCAGCGTCAATGGCAACGATCCGTTCGCCATGTCCAGCAGCTTCGCACCACCGGCTAATGTGCAGTTGGCACTGATGACTCAAAACCAACAGCAGTACTACCAGGCGCAGCAGTATTTCCAGCCACAGCAGCAGTATTTTCAGCAGCATCAACAGACGTCGGCAATGCCAACACAAAACATGTACCACCACCAGTATCAGTACTCTGTGCCTCCATCTGGAGCTCCAAACCCGTTTGGTGATCCTTTCAGTGACCTTGCCCCAATGGGTGCTCCTGGAAAACAGAGCAACTCAGTTTTTCTCTGA
- the LOC8077199 gene encoding putative clathrin assembly protein At5g57200 isoform X2 has product MGSWRKAYGALKDSTTVGLAKVNSEFKELDIAIVKATNHVECPPKERHVRKILLATSANRPRADVSYCMYALSRRLSKTKNWIVALKTLIVVHRLLREGDPTFKEEFLAYSSRGNILYIANFKDDSSQSAWDCSAWVRTYAFFLEERLECFRVLKYDIETERLVRYPQTSSKAHSKTRNLPSPELLEQLPALQQLLFRVVGVQPEGAACSNYLIQYALALVLKESFKIYCSINDGIINLVDMFFDMPKYEAINALAIYKRAGLQAENLAEFYDFCKQLELARTFQFPTLRQPPASFLATMEEYIREAPRPSIKSEESEEPKLLTYDQEAPEEPENPVEEEKEEPEQEPEPQPVPDPEPHPQQTTGDLLNLDAEVNPSVAELEESNALALAIIAPGDCKASVSQSMFDVNSSGWELALVTAPSTHTSQAVQTNLAGGFDKLLLDSLYEDGARRQQIASVTYTGSLGAANPFSVNGNDPFAMSSSFAPPANVQLALMTQNQQQYYQAQQYFQPQQQYFQQHQQTSAMPTQNMYHHQYQYSVPPSGAPNPFGDPFSDLAPMGAPGKQSNSVFL; this is encoded by the exons ATGGGGTCGTGGCGCAAGGCCTACGGCGCCCTCAAGGACTCCACCACGGTTGGCCTCGCCAAGGTCAACAGCGAATTCAAG GAATTGGATATTGCAATTGTGAAGGCAACCAACCATGTCGAATGCCCTCCCAAGGAACGGCACGTTAGAA AAATATTGCTGGCAACCTCAGCAAATCGCCCTCGCGCAGACGTCTCGTACTGCATGTATGCATTGTCAAGGAGATTGTCCAAGACAAAGAACTGGATA GTTGCCCTCAAGACATTGATAGTGGTACATAGGCTTCTGAGAGAGGGTGATCCCACATTCAAGGAAGAATTCCTGGCCTACTCAAGCAGGGGGAACATTTTGTATATAGCCAATTTCAAGGATGACTCGAGCCAATCAG CTTGGGATTGTTCCGCATGGGTTCGCACCTATGCATTCTTCCTGGAGGAACGGCTCGAGTGCTTTAGGGTTCTCAAATACGACATCGAAACTGAGCGTCTCGTGAGATATCCCCAGACTTCTAGCAAG GCACATAGTAAAACCAGGAACCTACCTAGCCCAGAACTTTTGGAGCAGTTGCCTGCACTGCAGCAGCTGCTTTTCAGGGTTGTAGGCGTCCAG CCTGAAGGTGCTGCCTGCTCAAATTACCTTATTCAGTATGCACTAGCCCTG GTTCTGAAGGAGAGCTTTAAGATCTACTGTTCGATTAATGATGGCATCATCAATCTCGTTGATATG TTCTTCGATATGCCAAAGTATGAAGCAATCAACGCTCTGGCAATTTACAAACGAGCTGGCCTGCAG GCAGAAAACCTTGCCGAGTTCTATGACTTCTGCAAACAACTTGAGCTTGCCAGGACATTCCAGTTTCCTACTCTCAGGCAG CCACCTGCATCGTTTCTTGCAACAATGGAAGAGTACATCAGAGAAGCACCCCGACCCTCAATCAAGAGTGAG GAGAGCGAGGAGCCGAAGCTACTGACCTATGACCAAGAAGCTCCAGAGGAACCCGAAAATCCAGTGGAAGAGGAGAAAGAAGAACCTGAGCAAGAACCAGAACCTCAGCCTGTGCCTGATCCAGAACCCCACCCACAGCAAACAACTGGAGATCTACTA AACCTGGATGCAGAGGTGAATCCTTCAGTTGCAGAACTCGAAGAAAGCAATGCATTGGCGCTTGCTATTATAGCACCAG GTGACTGCAAGGCGTCAGTATCTCAAAGTATGTTTGATGTCAACTCGTCTGGGTGGGAGCTGGCACTGGTCACTGCTCCAAGCACCCATACAAGTCAAGCAGTTCAGACCAACTTG GCTGGAGGCTTTGACAAGCTGTTACTTGACAGCCTCTACGAAGACGGGGCAAGGAGGCAGCAGATCGCCAGTGTGACCTACACAGGTAGCCTAGGAGCAGCCAACCCTTTCAGCGTCAATGGCAACGATCCGTTCGCCATGTCCAGCAGCTTCGCACCACCGGCTAATGTGCAGTTGGCACTGATGACTCAAAACCAACAGCAGTACTACCAGGCGCAGCAGTATTTCCAGCCACAGCAGCAGTATTTTCAGCAGCATCAACAGACGTCGGCAATGCCAACACAAAACATGTACCACCACCAGTATCAGTACTCTGTGCCTCCATCTGGAGCTCCAAACCCGTTTGGTGATCCTTTCAGTGACCTTGCCCCAATGGGTGCTCCTGGAAAACAGAGCAACTCAGTTTTTCTCTGA